The genomic stretch ATCCGCGCGTTGATATGGCAGGCATAGCACATCTCGTCCATTTCCTGCCGACTCACCTTCTGCTGCGGCCCCTGATGCAGCTTGTGACAGTCGAAACAGCTGACGTCACTGCTGGCATGGATGCTGCCGTTCCAGTAATGCAGGTTGGGTGTTGACGCCGCCGAATGACATTTGAGGCAGATCAGGGATTGGGCCTGGGAGGGGAGTTCTTCGAGCTGCAAGAGCGTTTTGAAATCACACTTGTCGTTTTCCTTGGCGTTTAAGATGGCCAGGCTGCCAGGGCCGTGACAGGATTCGCAGTTGACGAGCGGCAGACCGGTTTCCGGTGAAATCTGCTCTCCGTGGACGGACATTTGAAAATCGCGGTGAATCTCGTCATGCTTATGGCACTGAGCGAGACAGTTGGCATCGCCGACATAATCGGCGTCAAGACGGCCGACAATGAGCTGCTCGTAGGCCCGAACGGGCAAAAGGGGGTGATCAGCCCGTAACGCGGGCAGGTCACTACAGGCGTACAAAAGACTAAGAGCTATCAGCAAAAAGATCGTTCTGATCAAGACATTCCCCCTATAAAAAGCTCAGAAAAGCACCCAAACTTTAGCATTGGCCGAACCATTGTCATGCAAAAACCGTGAAATATTTCTAAAGTTTCGCGAATAAGCTGCGCAAAAGGAGAAAAACGGCGCTCTGCGGGGATTTGGTGGTCGTCAGGTCAAGACAGGGGGATTGATGTTCGGGTAAAGATTTGGTGATATTACGCAAAAGCGCCGTTTCCCTTGAGGGAAACGGCGCTTTTTCACGCATGTGCCTGTGGAAAAGACCTAGAACAAGGTGCCGACGGCCGTTCCCAAGACGGAAATGGGGCCACTGTCACCCATGGAATCCACCGCTTTTTCCACTTTTTTAACGGCGGATTGGGTGTCGCGATAAAGCTCATCTTCATTCACGAGTTTACCAAGAGTTCCCTGCCCTTCATTAATTTTGGCGGTAATACTGCTGAGGTTGGCAAGGGTTTTTTCACCTTCAATGTAAAGACTGTCCTCATTGACCAGTTTGCCCAGCGTTCCTTCTCCTTCGTTAATCTTCCGGGTGATGGCCCGCAATTCTGCCAGGGTATCCGACGCATCGGCATACAACGTGTCATCAGTGAACAGTTTGCCAAGGGTTCCTTCTCCATTACGCAGAGAGTTGGATAATACCCGAAGATTCGCCATGGTCGCGGTAGTTTCCTCATAAAGGGCTGGATCGGTCACCAGACGTCCCAAGGTGCCCTCCCCGTTTTCGATGCGGCGCAGAACCTGATTCAGACTGGCCACCGTAAGCTGAAGATCTTCATAAAGGGCGGCGTCGTTAACCAGTTTCCCGAGCATCCCTTCGCCCATGTCGATCTTGGCCACGATATTTTCAATGCGCTGAACAGACTCCACGATGGGTCCTTCACTTTTTTCCAGAATATCCCCCAGGGTACCCAGCACCCTTTCCTGATTGCGGTCGAAATTGGATATCAACTGATCGATATTGGTTTTTTCGAGACTGGGAATTTCCGAACCGGAAGGCAGAGGCTGAGCATCGGTGGACCCAAAGGTCACTCCGAGAAATTGCCCGCCCAAAAGGTTGGTCTGCCGAATCTCGGCATACGAATCGGTCTTGATGACCGTTCCGTCGAGAACGTAAAAGTCGATGCGGACCTTGCTGTCTTCGATGCCGATGGTGGTGACTTTTCCTACCTCGACGCCGGCGATGCGGACGGGATCCCCTAGTTTGATGCCGACCGCAGAGGAAAAATAGGTGAAATAGTCCCTCTGCTCGACAAAGGGATTCCAGTCTTCCACCAGTTCAATAAAAACGCCTAGCGCAAAAAGGGCGATCAGGAAAAATCCCCCTACTTTTTTTTCAATGGAAAGGCCCATATCACTTTTCTCCTTGGATGCCTTTGGTCGTCGTGTAGATGAATTTGCGGACCGCCGGGTTCTGGCTGGCCTTGATCTCCGCGGGGGTTCCAATCTCGACAATGCCTTGATCATTCATCATCGCCACGCGATCAGAAAGATAAAGAGCGAAGTTCAAGTCATGGCTGACGATGATCGTCGTCAGATTGACTCTGTTTTTAAGATTCATGATCACCCTGGCCAATTCGTCGGAGGTCACCGGATCGAGCTCGGCTGTGGGCTCATCGTAAAGAATCAGATCGGGGTTCATGGCCAGTGAACGCGCGATGGCCACCCGCTTTTTCATGCCCCCGGAAAGTTCCGAGGGCATGAGATTTTCCTTGCCCCCCAGACCAACGAGTCTGAGCTTTTCCCGGATAATCCTGCGAATGCGCGCTTCAGTACAAATTCTGTTTTCACGCAGCCACAAGCCGACATTTTCGCCGACGGTCAGGGAATTGAAGAGGGCGGACGTCTGAAACACCATACTGTAGCGGTATGGAGGTTTCTCCTGACGGTTGTTATTGTCGAAGATATCCTGCCCGTCAATGAGAATCCGGCCGCTGTCCGGCTTCAACAGCTTGACGATATGCTTGAGAAGGACGCTTTTGCCGGTGCCCGAGGGCCCGATGATGGAAAATGTCTCCCCGGGTTGAATCTCCAGGCTGATGTCCCTGAGAACGTGATTGCCATTGAAGGACTTGTTCAAACTCTCGATGCGGATTTCAACCCCATGAGAATCTTCGTAGCTGCTGCGACACTCGCAGTCATCCCGCTCTCTCTTCTTGCGACCGAGGAACCAACGGCTTAAGAAACCCTCCCGTTGTTTTTTTTGAGCGCTATCTGTCATCGCACGGATCCATTTACATCATAAGGCGGGTGAGAAAGTAGTCGGCAATAAAGATCAACAGAAAAGACATGACCACAGACTCCGTCGTCGATTGCCCGATACCGCGGGCGCCGCCGGATGTTTTAAAACCGACATAGCAGCCGACATGGGCCACGATGCCGCCAAAAACGGTCGCCTTGACCAGGCCTTTAAGAATGTCATGGTAGTTCAGCGAACGGATGAGGTTATCGTAATACACATTGAAAGGTACGTTGATCTCGGGGTTGATGTCACTGACGATAGCACCGCCAACAATACCGATGATCATGGAAAAAACGACCAGGGCCGGCACGGCAAAGAGGCAGCCCAGCAGTCTGGGCATGGCCAGATAGCGGATCGGGTCGATCTGCAGGGTTTTAAGGGCGTCGATTTCTTCATAGACTTTCATGGCCCCGACCTCGGCGGACATAGCCGAACCGATGCGACCCGCCACCAGCAGACTGGTCATGACCGGGCCCAATTCCTTGACCAGGGAAAGTCCCACAATGGCGCCAATCGCTTCCTGGGTGCCGTAAAGAGCGAGCTCCGAACCGGTCTGCAGCGCCAGGACCATACCGACAAAAAGACTCATCAGGGCCGCAATCGGAAGAGTACCGATGCCGATGTCGTACAGCTGCCGGAAAATGGCCGGCAGATTTCGAGGGGCTTCCTTGAAATAGAAGACTGTTTTTAGAAAAAGCAGCAACATCTCCCCCGCCGTTTCGGCGAAGCTCAGAATGCGCGTGCCTATTTTCTCAATCATTGACCGTCATCCTCAGCGATTTCACGCTCTGCTCCACCCCAGTGAATCCCCCAGGGCAGGTAAAACAGGTTCAGGGTCGTGCCTTGCGGGCCGCTTCGGTATCGCAGCAGTCCTTTTATGAAACTAAAATCTTTCCCTTTCGATTCCTGACGACTGTAGCTGAACAGGGGGAAGAATTCCCAGGCGAGGTCATCGCCTCTTTTCTGGCGCCAGTAGAGGTTCCACAAGAAACTTTCGGCTGAATCGGAGCCTTTCCACTGCTTCTGGTAAATCCACCACAAGGGCGCCCAGTTGCGACGGATGCCATCCTGTTCCGGCAGGATGGGCTCAAGAAGGGACAGGGTATAAAAATGCGAGACCCCATCGATCCGTTCATAGGTGAACAGGGGCCACAAAGCCACCCTCTTCTTGGGCTCAGCCCCCTGTATGTATAGCCTTTCTTCCATGTTGGAGTATAGGAAAAAAAGGACACGCGACCGGCGTCTTTCGTAACCATCCGCTTGCCTTTCCTCGATTTTAAAGAGAGGCCAGAGGTACCAGCGTTTCTTTTCCTTCCCCAGGCGTTCATTGGCATAAAAGGGCAGAAAGGTCGTGGCCTCCCGATAGGATCCGCGGGCGATGCGGAAGATCGGCCAGGGGAATTCCCAAAGCTCATACTCCTTTTGCCGATCCTCGATGTGACGGAAAAAGGGCCAGAGGTAAATGCGGGATGAATAATTGGGCGATTCATCCGAAAGATAAAAGGGGAAAACCGTTCGGCGCTGCAATGGATTGGCGGTATCCAGGCCAAGATCGTAGCGGAAAAAGATGGGCCACAGGAACATCGTCTTGTCGTAGACACCCGTTTTGCGGCTGTGGCCGTAAAGAGGCCACGCCTTGAAGCCCCGCTCATTTTCCCCTCGAACACTGGCGAAAAAAGGCCAGAGAACATTGGTCACGGTAGTGTCTTTTTTCTGAGTGACGGAGTAAAGCGGAAAGAGCGTAAAGCGGATTTCATCGCGGCCGAAGAGATTGTAGATTTTGCCACCGAAGGGGAAAAAAGCGAAATAGCGCCCCTTTTCTTCATCTGTGCCGGCAAAGATGAAAGGGAAGAGCTGAAACTCATCCTCTTCTTCTTCATGGGCCGGGAAATCCCAGTTCAGCAAACGGAGCCCCTGAAAAAGGGACTGATCCGAGGTTTTCTTTTTCGAGGCGACAGGGTAGAGAAACTCACTGGCAACATAGTCGCCAGGGTCGAGCCAGCGTCGAGAATAGAGGGGACGCAGGGCCAGTTCGCGTTCCGACCCCATTCTGTCAACGTTGAGGAGCGGCCCTAAAATATTCAGGCTGGCATAGCCTTCATTTTCCGAGGCCCGGTAATCCACCAGGGGCCACAAAGTGAACACCCCTTCCATGGCCAGGCCGCTGGCAGGCTTTAGAAAAACAAGAGCACTGAAGATAAGGACGAGAAAGCCTGTGCGGAACAAGGAAGTCACCCCGATAACCAGCTGGAAAGATTTAGATCTTGAGGCGTTGATGTTCTTTGAGCATGCAACGGTCCATCACCACACGCAGACCGCCTTCGGCAGCGATCCGGGCGGCCTCTTCGCTGATGACTCCTTCCTGCAGCCACAGCACTTTGGCGCCAGCTTCAACGGCTTCACGGGCGACAGCCGGGGCGTCGGCGGGGTTGCGGAAGACATCGACGATATCGATAGGATGGGGGATATCCTCAAGGCGGCGATAGACCTTTTGGCCGAAGAGTTCTTCGTCCTTGGGGTTGACCGGAAAGACCGTATAGCCGGCCTGTAGCAGATATTCAAGGACATGGTTGCTGGCCCGCTCGGGATTGGAGGAGGCGCCAACCATGGCAATGGTTTTATGGGTGGAAAGGATATTTCGGATATCAGTCTCGTTTTGGGACATGACTTAAGTCCTCCTTCGTTATGGGCCAGCGGTGATGACCTCGACGGTACCCAATTCCCTCCTTGAATCGACAAAAGCGATAAAAAGGGTGTCTCCAAGCCAAAGCGGCATCATATCACATTGTTTCTCTAGCAGTAAGGGCTTCCATCTCTTCCTTGGCCGGGCCAAAATCGGGATCGAGTTCCAAGGCCTTTTGCAGGGCCACCATCGCCCCGCCCGTGTCGCCGGTTTGGCGACGGCAGAGGGCGAGGAGCACGTAAAACTGCGCGGAGGGGAATTCCTGAACGACGGGAGTCTGTTCTTCCAGGTACTCCATAATCTCCAGAGCCTCGCGAACGGAGCCCTGGCCGTAGGCCGCCATGGCAGCACCGATAGCTTCCAGGTGGTTTACCATTGGTTCTTCGGGCAGACCGTCCTGCTCGAGACGGGCCACCTTTTCCTTGAACAGCGTCCGGATCTTTTCATCGGCAAGCGAGGGAATCAGCTGCGACCAGCGACGGATGGCGCCCGGATAGTCCCCCATGAGATAGTCAATCTGTCCCAGATAGTTCTGCACGCCCACATCACCTGATTTCAAATGGTCGGCCTTCTGCAGAAAAGCGGCGGCCGACACCAGGTGACGATAGCAGTGGCGCAGCTCGCTGAAGGTCAGGGCCAGATCGTAATAGGCGATACCGATGGTCTGGAACAGGGAAACCTTGCCCGGTTCCAGCAGGGCAAAAATTTTCAGGTAGGTAATCTTTCGTTTGACGTAGTCGGCATCAACATCCTTGTGGTCGAGCATGGCGATCTGGGAGCCGAGATCCGCTAGAAAGTGGGGATAGGCGTCCCGCAATATTTCGGCATATTGCACATTGTGGGGGCAGTCGGGAAACTGGCGAAGATAATCGTAAACCCCCTGACCAATGTCGATGGCCGTAGGTGCTTCACTCTTCATTTTCCGACCATGCAGCGGCAAAGGGATCAGGGGCAGTGTAACAGGTCGCTGCTCGGGACCCACAAGAACAACAGGGGATTCCTGGGGCGTCCACAGAATGTAGGCATGTGGTGCGAGCGATTCTTCAACTTGTGATTTCAGTACCATGAGACTCATCCTTGACAAAGCACCTGAATTAGAAAATTCGGTTTACAAACGTATCGATGCCGGCATCGACACCCAAAGTCTTGTAGATTTTAACGTCATCCCAGGGGCGATGAAGGATGCCGTCGTGGATAGCCCAACTGCGCCCCCGAATGGTCTTCTCCATGCCGGGCTGGCGAAAAGGGGTCGAGCCATCGAGTCGTCGGAAGAGTTCCCCGCCCGGTTGAAATTCCCGATCGATCCATTGCATCAGCTTTTTACCAGTCAGGTAGTCAAAGCCGTATTTTTCATAGCGGACCGCGTTATTGTAGGACAAAGGTTCTGCCACGATGGTGTCGATCCCCAGGGAGTCGACAAAGCGCTCGAACTGCTGAAAAAAATCGGAAAAAAGGGAAAGGCCCCTTCGTACCTGGTTGGGGGACAAACCCGCCTCCATCGCCCTGATTTCTTCAGGAATATTGCGTCGCAAGGTCCCAAAATAATTATCTCGCCCCTTGTCATCCATGTCGATGTCGTATCGGGGCGCTGCCGGATCGTTAATCAGACAGAAGGACAGTTCAATCTGCCGGTAAGGCGTATCGGCGATTTCGACAAAAAAGACGCAATCCCGGTCGGTTGGTCGAAGGCGAACCTCGATGCGCAGCAATCCGAGCCCACGCGGGCAGATAAAAGCGATTTTACGGCGCCCCTCCGGCCCCTGAAAGGTCGTGGGGTCAATCCCGTATCGCGAGAAAAGAGGGACCGGAACCAGGGCAGCATAGATGGCTTCTTTGCGGGCGACAGGCAGATTGTTGATTTCCCGCAAGGTAAACAAGGGCAGACCATCAGGGTCGAGCAGATGCGCGGTACCTAGACGTCCCATCCCAAGCCTCCTACAGTCCGAATAGAGGGAAAAGCCGGCTCTCCAGGGTACGAAGAACCTTCTCCAGGGTCTGTTCGGCCCGACTGAAATCGTCAGGCAGCGCCAGATGTGGTCGATCGCGCAGCCTTGTTCCTTTCATCCCCAGATCGCGCACGATGTTTATAAACTCCGGGGGGAGGTCATCACCGACCATTTTACCCGTCATGATCGCCCAGGCCAGAGCCCAGCCGCGGCACACATTGAATTTGTCGTACCCTCCCCCGCCGATGGCCACCCAGGGAATCCCGGTATCTAAAAAGGCCCGGGCTGCCAGCTCGATACTTCCCGTCGTCATCTCGAGACGGGTCAGGGGATCGGTCCGCAGGCTGTCAACCCCCAACTGGGTGACCAGCACATCCGGCGCGTAACGATCGAGCAAAGGCAGTACAACACGGCGAAAGGCCTGCTCAAAGATCAGGTCGTCCGAATGAGGCCGGAAAGGAACATTGACGGAATACCCAAAGCCCTTGCCCTCACCCAGTTCCCAGGGGAAACCGGTATGCGGGAAAAAGTCCTCTCCGCTTTCGTGCAGGGAAATGGTCAACACTCGGTCGGTGCGATAGAAGGCCTCCTGCACACCGTCGCCATGATGGGCATCGATATCGACGTAGGCCACGCGCAAACCTTGGCGAACAAGTTCGTTGATGGCGATGACCGCAT from Desulfuromonas sp. KJ2020 encodes the following:
- a CDS encoding MlaD family protein; this translates as MGLSIEKKVGGFFLIALFALGVFIELVEDWNPFVEQRDYFTYFSSAVGIKLGDPVRIAGVEVGKVTTIGIEDSKVRIDFYVLDGTVIKTDSYAEIRQTNLLGGQFLGVTFGSTDAQPLPSGSEIPSLEKTNIDQLISNFDRNQERVLGTLGDILEKSEGPIVESVQRIENIVAKIDMGEGMLGKLVNDAALYEDLQLTVASLNQVLRRIENGEGTLGRLVTDPALYEETTATMANLRVLSNSLRNGEGTLGKLFTDDTLYADASDTLAELRAITRKINEGEGTLGKLVNEDSLYIEGEKTLANLSSITAKINEGQGTLGKLVNEDELYRDTQSAVKKVEKAVDSMGDSGPISVLGTAVGTLF
- a CDS encoding ABC transporter permease codes for the protein MIEKIGTRILSFAETAGEMLLLFLKTVFYFKEAPRNLPAIFRQLYDIGIGTLPIAALMSLFVGMVLALQTGSELALYGTQEAIGAIVGLSLVKELGPVMTSLLVAGRIGSAMSAEVGAMKVYEEIDALKTLQIDPIRYLAMPRLLGCLFAVPALVVFSMIIGIVGGAIVSDINPEINVPFNVYYDNLIRSLNYHDILKGLVKATVFGGIVAHVGCYVGFKTSGGARGIGQSTTESVVMSFLLIFIADYFLTRLMM
- a CDS encoding ABC transporter ATP-binding protein yields the protein MTDSAQKKQREGFLSRWFLGRKKRERDDCECRSSYEDSHGVEIRIESLNKSFNGNHVLRDISLEIQPGETFSIIGPSGTGKSVLLKHIVKLLKPDSGRILIDGQDIFDNNNRQEKPPYRYSMVFQTSALFNSLTVGENVGLWLRENRICTEARIRRIIREKLRLVGLGGKENLMPSELSGGMKKRVAIARSLAMNPDLILYDEPTAELDPVTSDELARVIMNLKNRVNLTTIIVSHDLNFALYLSDRVAMMNDQGIVEIGTPAEIKASQNPAVRKFIYTTTKGIQGEK
- a CDS encoding DmsE family decaheme c-type cytochrome; translated protein: MIRTIFLLIALSLLYACSDLPALRADHPLLPVRAYEQLIVGRLDADYVGDANCLAQCHKHDEIHRDFQMSVHGEQISPETGLPLVNCESCHGPGSLAILNAKENDKCDFKTLLQLEELPSQAQSLICLKCHSAASTPNLHYWNGSIHASSDVSCFDCHKLHQGPQQKVSRQEMDEMCYACHINARMEFAQFSRHPVRERKMACVDCHEPHGSAQKHDLKGITVKELCTRCHMDKQGPFVYEHADLAENCLTCHSHHGSTNNSLLRTSEPFLCLQCHAGHQDYSHPSLATDGLKGAFYSRCTSCHSSIHGTDVPSAKGRGTFIAR
- a CDS encoding CoA-binding protein is translated as MSQNETDIRNILSTHKTIAMVGASSNPERASNHVLEYLLQAGYTVFPVNPKDEELFGQKVYRRLEDIPHPIDIVDVFRNPADAPAVAREAVEAGAKVLWLQEGVISEEAARIAAEGGLRVVMDRCMLKEHQRLKI
- a CDS encoding lipopolysaccharide assembly protein LapB, producing the protein MVLKSQVEESLAPHAYILWTPQESPVVLVGPEQRPVTLPLIPLPLHGRKMKSEAPTAIDIGQGVYDYLRQFPDCPHNVQYAEILRDAYPHFLADLGSQIAMLDHKDVDADYVKRKITYLKIFALLEPGKVSLFQTIGIAYYDLALTFSELRHCYRHLVSAAAFLQKADHLKSGDVGVQNYLGQIDYLMGDYPGAIRRWSQLIPSLADEKIRTLFKEKVARLEQDGLPEEPMVNHLEAIGAAMAAYGQGSVREALEIMEYLEEQTPVVQEFPSAQFYVLLALCRRQTGDTGGAMVALQKALELDPDFGPAKEEMEALTARETM
- a CDS encoding acetoin utilization protein AcuC, which gives rise to MGNRSAFIYSSRFADYSFGEDHPFKVQRYQLTHELIRQLGLLDSTEIKIVEAPLAEEESLLSFHRGDYLQTLKEFSLQATPRANFFFNLGDVENPVFPGLYDWARLGCGGTLEATRQVVRDGCRVAFNMAGGYHHAHAARASGFSYLNDAVIAINELVRQGLRVAYVDIDAHHGDGVQEAFYRTDRVLTISLHESGEDFFPHTGFPWELGEGKGFGYSVNVPFRPHSDDLIFEQAFRRVVLPLLDRYAPDVLVTQLGVDSLRTDPLTRLEMTTGSIELAARAFLDTGIPWVAIGGGGYDKFNVCRGWALAWAIMTGKMVGDDLPPEFINIVRDLGMKGTRLRDRPHLALPDDFSRAEQTLEKVLRTLESRLFPLFGL